The Deltaproteobacteria bacterium DNA window GTCAACAAGAGTCAGGTCTGCAAAGTCAGGCCAAATTTTATGTACAGAACATTGGGCCTGCCCCGACATCTTCAGGGCCGGGAATAGGTACCGGGACCGAGGGTGAGGCCAGGCCTAGCATGACCAGTCCGGCGCCGACTTCAGTCCTGCCGGGAAGTACCCCTGCTCCGGTGACACCGGGTGGGCCCCCGACTCCGGAAGTGACCATTGAATCAAAACCAGAGATGACTGCGGAGGAGCCAGAAAAAATAACCGAATTAGAAAACCGGGCCAAGGTTCATGGCCTGGACCTGAAATTATTCGGATATAATTTCTTCCGCCAACCGCCTTCCTCTTTTTTGCCGGTCCAGATGGTGCCGGTGGGGCCGGACTATGTAGTTGGTCCCGGCGATACCGTGCGCATTGTTATCTGGGGCAATGTCCAGGGTGAATACCGGGTTACCGTGGATCGGGATGGCCAAATTTCCATCCCCCGAATCGGCGTCGTGCATGTCAGCGGGCTCACCTTCAAACAGTTGCGTCAGGTTTTGGACCGTGAGTTCGAGCGCCAATATACCAACTTCCAGATGAACGTCACCCTGGATAATTTACGGACTATTCGGGTCTATGTGGTCGGGTGGGCAAAGGCCCCGGGGAGCTATGAAATATCTTCCCTCTCCACCCTGGTGAACGCCCTGTTTGCGGCTGGTGGACCGAGTGGCGCTGGTTCCATGCGCAATATTCAGGTTCGCCGAGGGGGGCGGGTAATTGTCCACTTTGACATGTATGATTTTCTCATTCACGGCAACAAAACCAAGGACATCCGCCTGATGTCGGAGGATGTGATTTTTATTCCCCTGGCCGGGAAACGAGCCGGGATCGGGGGTCCGCTGAAGGCCCCGGCGATCTACGAACTCAAGGGAGAACGAACATTATCCGAGCTTATCCATCTGGCCGGAGGGCTGGCGGCTACCGCCTTTAAAAGTCGGGTCCAAATATTGCGAGTCCAGGATCGGCGGGAGATGGTGTTGTTCGAGGATGATCTGGAAAAGGTGCTAGATGACTGCGGTACGGATATTTCATTGGTGGATGGCGATCTGGTCAAGATTTTCCCGGTGTCAAGTGTGGTGGCAAAAGTGGTGCGGATTGCCGGAGCGGTCTCTACTCCTGGAGAATTCGGATTACGGCCGGGTATGCGGATCAAAGATTTGTTGAATTATGCCGGGGGGCCGTTATATATGGCCAACCTGGATCAGGCCGAGTTGACCCGGGTAACTGTCACCCCGCAGGGACCGGAGACCAGGCGGATTAATGTTAACTTACGCCAAGCCTTGGCCGGCAATTCCCGCGAAAATATTCTTCTCAAACACGATGATTATCTCTTTGTCCGCACCGTGCCGGAATGGGATCTGTATAAATTTGTGGAAGTTAATGGCCAAGTTAAATTCCCTGGGCGATATACCATTACCGTGGGAGAAACCCTGAGTTCGGTGTTGCGCCGGGCCGGAGGCTTCACCGACAAAGCCTATGTCAAAGGAGCATTTTTTACCAGGCAATCAGTAAAA harbors:
- a CDS encoding SLBB domain-containing protein — translated: MLTSWNKLISSILIILFVLSPFQVFSQQESGLQSQAKFYVQNIGPAPTSSGPGIGTGTEGEARPSMTSPAPTSVLPGSTPAPVTPGGPPTPEVTIESKPEMTAEEPEKITELENRAKVHGLDLKLFGYNFFRQPPSSFLPVQMVPVGPDYVVGPGDTVRIVIWGNVQGEYRVTVDRDGQISIPRIGVVHVSGLTFKQLRQVLDREFERQYTNFQMNVTLDNLRTIRVYVVGWAKAPGSYEISSLSTLVNALFAAGGPSGAGSMRNIQVRRGGRVIVHFDMYDFLIHGNKTKDIRLMSEDVIFIPLAGKRAGIGGPLKAPAIYELKGERTLSELIHLAGGLAATAFKSRVQILRVQDRREMVLFEDDLEKVLDDCGTDISLVDGDLVKIFPVSSVVAKVVRIAGAVSTPGEFGLRPGMRIKDLLNYAGGPLYMANLDQAELTRVTVTPQGPETRRINVNLRQALAGNSRENILLKHDDYLFVRTVPEWDLYKFVEVNGQVKFPGRYTITVGETLSSVLRRAGGFTDKAYVKGAFFTRQSVKETQQAHLNKALDRIEAEMLALATEATHTELEPEEAKRQAEFIRQQRALLAKLREIQALGRIVVRLDDPERMRGTPEDIELQDGDTIYIPQIQQSVNVLGAVYTPTAVIYDPYRTVKEYITMVGGPTDIADEDSIYIIKVNGSAVGKNTVKWFGTSWDGTDYTFHIGGLKSLRLDPGDSIVVPEKLERIAWLREIKDIATIFGQLALTAGVVVAAAK